The following nucleotide sequence is from Candidatus Thermoplasmatota archaeon.
GGCAGACGCCGGCCACGCCCCCCACCACGACGCCCAATCCGGCCCTCCGCCTCCCCGGCTTCGAGGCCGCGGCCCTCGCCCTGGCCCTCGTCGGCGTGGCGCTCCTCGCGCGCGGGCGCAAATCCTTATAGGCCGCGACTCGGGTGGCGCCGCATGGCCCCCGAGAAGCGCATCCGCGTCCTCGTCGCCAAGCCCGGCCTCGACGGCCACGACCGCGGCGCGAAGGTCATCGCGCGCGCCCTCCGCGACGCCGGCATGGAGGTCGTCTACACGGGCCTCCGCCAGACGCCCGAGCAGGTCGCCGAGGCGACGATCCAGGAGGACGCCGACGTCGTCGCGCTCTCGTGCCTTTCGGGCGCCCACATGACGCTCTTCCCGCGCATCGTGAAGCTCATCCACGGCGCGGGCGCCCGCGACGTCCTCATCCTGGGCGGCGGCATCATCCCGCCCGACGACGGCGCGGCGCTCAAGAAGGAAGGCATCGCCGAGGTCTTCGGCCCCGGCACGCCGACCGACGACATCATCGCGTACATCCGCGCGCACGCGCGGAGCCGCGTCGCCGCGTGACGCCATGAGCGCCGCGGACCTCGCCGAGCGCCTCCTCGCGGGCGACCGTCTCGCCGTCGCGCGCGCGATCAGCCTCGCGGAGGACCGCGACCCGGCCGGCCGCGAGATCCTGAAACGCGTCTACGCGCGCACGGGGCGCGCGCACGTCGTCGGCGTCACGGGCCCGCCGGGGTCCGGCAAGTCCACGCTCGTCGACCAGCTCGTCGGCGTGTACCGCAAGGCCGGCGCGACGGTGGGCGTCGTCGCGGTCGATCCGACCTCGCCCTTCACGGGGGGCGCCCTCCTCGGCGACCGCGTCCGGATGCAGTCCCGCGCGACGGATCCCGGCGTCTTCATCCGCAGCATGGGGAGCCGCGGCCACCTCGGCGGTCTCGCGCGCGCGGCCGTCGACGCGGTCCGCATCCTCGACGCCTCCGGCAAGGACGTCGTCATCGTCGAGACCGTCGGCGTCGGGCAAGGCGAGGTGGACGTCGTTCGCCTCGCGGATTCGGTCATCGTGGTCGCGGTGCCGGGCCTCGGCGACGAGATCCAGAACATCAAGGCCGGGCTCATGGAGATCGCGGATCTCTTCGTCGTGAACAAGGCCGACCGCGAGGACGCGGACAAGACCGTCGCGGAGCTCGCGACGTGGCTCGAGATCGGCATGACCGCGGGCTGGAACGCGCCCGTCGTGAAGACGGTGGCCTCGAGGGGCGAGGGCGTGGCGGACCTCGTGAAGGCGATCGCCGAGCACCGCGCCTGGCTCGACGGGGAGGGCCGCCTCGAGTCGCGCCGCGCGGAGCAGGGCCAGCACGAGCTGCTCGAGGCGCTCAAGGAGCGCGTCGAGACGATGGTGCTCGGCGGCCGCGACGGCAAGCGCGCCTTCGCGGACCTCGCGCGCGCGATCGCGCGGCGGGAGACGGACCCATACTCCGCGTCCGAGGACCTCTTCGACCGCCTTCCCGCGGGCAAGGGATAGCGCCAAAACCTCTTTCCCCTCGCGCGCGGCTTCCCGTCGCGCATGTCGTTCCACCTCGTCGTGATCCCGCTCGCGATCGTGGTCCTCCTCGTCGCGTGGATCGTCGCGATCTACAACAAGATCATCACGCTCGAGAACCGCATCGACAACGCCTGGGGCCAGATCGACGTGCAGCTGAAACGGCGCGCGGATCTCATCCCCAACCTCGTCGAGACCGTGAAGGGCTACGCGTCGCACGAGAAGACCGTCCTCGAGAACGTCACCCGCGCGCGCGCCGCGCTCATGTCCGCGGGCTCGCGCGAGGAGGCGAACGCCGCCGACAATCTTCTCACGGGCGCGCTCAAGTCGCTCTTCGCGGTCGCCGAGGCATACCCCGACCTCAAGGCGAACCAGAACTTCCTGCGCCTGCAGGACGAGCTGACGCACACCGAGAACAAGGTGAGCTTCGCGCGGCAGCACTACAACGACTCGGTGCTGGAATACAACAACACCGTCGAGACCATCCCGAGCCGCTTCGTGGCGGGCCCCATGGGCCGCGCGGAGAAGAAGATGCTCGAGATCGAGCCCGCCGCCCGCGAGACGCCCCGCGTGTCCTTCGGATGACGATGGCGACCCGGCAGCCGAAGTGGAGCTTCGCGGACCAGATCGCGCACAACCGGCGCCAGACGGTGCTCGTCGTCGGGCTCATGGGGGCGATCCTCTTCGCGCTCGTCTTCGCCCTCGGGCTCCTGCTCGACGCGCCGCCCGTGTTCACGGGCGTCGGCACGCTCCTCGTCGTCGGGATCTACCTCGCGATCACGTGGAACCGGAGCGTCGATTTGGTGATCCGCGCCGCTCGGGCGCGGCCCGCCAACCCGGCCGTCCGCGAGGAGCAGCTCCTGCTCCACCGCGTCGAGGAGATGGCGATCGCATCGGGCCTCCCGACCCCGCGCGTCTACGTTCAGGAATCCGACGGCATCAACGCGTTCGCGGCGGGCCGCGACCCCAAGGAGGCGGTCGTGTGCGTCACCACGGGCGCGCTCCGCAAGCTCGACCAGGAGGAGCTCGAGGGCGTGATCGGCCACGAGATGTCGCACATCCTGAACTACGACGTCCGCCTCGCGACGGTCACGGTCGCGGTCGTGGGCGCGATCGCGATGCTCTCCGAGATCGCGATCCGGGCCTTGTGGTTCGGCGGCGGGCGGCGCGGGGGCGGCCGCGGCGGTGGAGCCGGACCGCTCATCATCGTCGCGCTCGTCCTCATCGTGCTCGCGCCCGTCTTCTCGCGCCTCGTCCACCTCATGCTGTCGCGCCGCCGCGAATACCTCGCGGACGCGACGGGCGTGCGCCTCACGCGCAATCCGGAGGGTCTCGCGCGGGCGCTCCTCAAGATCAAGGGGGATGTCGCGGGCGAGCCGCCGGGGTCGAAGACGGTCGCGGGGCTCTACATCTCGAACCCGTGGCGGAGGATGGAT
It contains:
- a CDS encoding cobalamin B12-binding domain-containing protein, whose protein sequence is MAPEKRIRVLVAKPGLDGHDRGAKVIARALRDAGMEVVYTGLRQTPEQVAEATIQEDADVVALSCLSGAHMTLFPRIVKLIHGAGARDVLILGGGIIPPDDGAALKKEGIAEVFGPGTPTDDIIAYIRAHARSRVAA
- the meaB gene encoding methylmalonyl Co-A mutase-associated GTPase MeaB; amino-acid sequence: MSAADLAERLLAGDRLAVARAISLAEDRDPAGREILKRVYARTGRAHVVGVTGPPGSGKSTLVDQLVGVYRKAGATVGVVAVDPTSPFTGGALLGDRVRMQSRATDPGVFIRSMGSRGHLGGLARAAVDAVRILDASGKDVVIVETVGVGQGEVDVVRLADSVIVVAVPGLGDEIQNIKAGLMEIADLFVVNKADREDADKTVAELATWLEIGMTAGWNAPVVKTVASRGEGVADLVKAIAEHRAWLDGEGRLESRRAEQGQHELLEALKERVETMVLGGRDGKRAFADLARAIARRETDPYSASEDLFDRLPAGKG
- a CDS encoding LemA family protein, with translation MSFHLVVIPLAIVVLLVAWIVAIYNKIITLENRIDNAWGQIDVQLKRRADLIPNLVETVKGYASHEKTVLENVTRARAALMSAGSREEANAADNLLTGALKSLFAVAEAYPDLKANQNFLRLQDELTHTENKVSFARQHYNDSVLEYNNTVETIPSRFVAGPMGRAEKKMLEIEPAARETPRVSFG
- a CDS encoding M48 family metallopeptidase, whose amino-acid sequence is MTMATRQPKWSFADQIAHNRRQTVLVVGLMGAILFALVFALGLLLDAPPVFTGVGTLLVVGIYLAITWNRSVDLVIRAARARPANPAVREEQLLLHRVEEMAIASGLPTPRVYVQESDGINAFAAGRDPKEAVVCVTTGALRKLDQEELEGVIGHEMSHILNYDVRLATVTVAVVGAIAMLSEIAIRALWFGGGRRGGGRGGGAGPLIIVALVLIVLAPVFSRLVHLMLSRRREYLADATGVRLTRNPEGLARALLKIKGDVAGEPPGSKTVAGLYISNPWRRMDLSSVLSSHPPLDERVARIRRM